A single genomic interval of Mustela nigripes isolate SB6536 chromosome 7, MUSNIG.SB6536, whole genome shotgun sequence harbors:
- the LOC132021778 gene encoding vacuolar protein sorting-associated protein 16 homolog — protein MDCYTANWNPLGDSAFYRKYELYSMDWDLKEELRDCLVAAAPYGGPIALLRNPWRKEKAASVRPVLEIYSASGLPLASLLWKSGPVVSLGWSAEEELLCVQEDGVVLVYGLHGDFRRHFSMGNEVLQNRVLDARIFHTEFGSGVAILTGAHRFTLSANVGDLKLRRMPEVPGLQSAPSCWTTLCQDRVAHILLAVGPDLYLLDHATCSAVTPPGLAPGVSSFLQMAVSFTYRHLALFTDTGYIWMGTASLKEKLCEFNCNIRAPPKQMVWCSRPRSKERAVVVAWERRLMVVGDAPESIQFVLDEDSYLVPELDGVRIFSRSTHEFLHEVPVASEEIFKIASMAPGALLLEAQKEYEKESQKADEYLREIQELGQLTQAVQQCIEAAGHEHRPDMQKSLLRAASFGKCFLDRFPPDSFVRMCQDLRVLNAIRDYHIGIPLTYSQYKQLTIQVLLDRLVLRRLYPLAIQICEYLRLPEVQGVSRILAHWACYKVQQKDVSDEDVARAINQKLGDTPGVSYSDIAARAYGCGRTELAIKLLEYEPRSGEQVPLLLKMKRSKLALSKAIESGDTDLVFTVLLHLKNELNRGDFFMTLRNQPMALSLYRQFCKHQELETLKDLYNQDDNHQELGSFHIRASYAAEERIEGRVAALQSAADAFYKAKNEFAAKATEDQMRLLRLQRRLEDELGGHFVDLSLHDTVTTLVLGGHSKRAEQLARDFRIPDKRLWWLKLTALADLEDWEELEKFSKSKKSPIGYLPFVEICMKQHNKYEAKKYASRVGPEQKVKALLLVGDVAQAADVAIEHRNEAELTLVLSHCTGATDAATADKIQRARAQAQKK, from the exons GAAGTATGAGCTGTACAGCATGGACTGGGACCTGAAGGAGGAACTCAGGGACTGCCTGGTAGCCGCTGCGCCCTATGGGGGCCCCATTG CACTATTGAGGAACCCGTGGCGGAAGGAGAAGGCAGCCAGTGTCCGGCCAGTGCTTGAGATCTACTCCGCCTCCGGCCTGCCTCTGGCCAGTCTGCTG TGGAAGAGCGGGCCCGTGGTGTCACTAGGCTGGTCAGCCGAGGAGGAGCTGCTCTGCGTGCAGGAAGATGGTGTGGTGCTGGTTTACGGGCTTCATGGCGACTTCCGGAGGCACTTCAGCATGGGCAAT GAGGTGCTCCAGAACCGCGTTCTAGATGCCCGGATCTTCCATACTGAGTTTGGTTCAGGGGTGGCCATCCTCACGGGGGCCCACCGCTTTACCCTCAGCGCCAATGTGGGTGATCTCAAGCTCCGCCGGATGCCGGAGGTGCCAG GTCTGCAGAGCGCACCCTCATGCTGGACCACACTGTGCCAGGACCGAGTTGCACACATTCTTCTGGCTGTGGGGCCTGATCTTTACCTTCTCGACCATGCAACCTGCTCTGCAGTG ACGCCCCCTGGCCTGGCGCCCGGAGTGAGCAGCTTTCTGCAGATGGCAGTCTCCTTCACCTACCGACACCTGGCCCTCTTCACAGACACAGGCTATATCTGGATGGGGACGGCATCACTCAAG GAGAAGCTGTGTGAGTTCAACTGCAACATCCGGGCCCCCCCGAAGCAGATGGTCTG GTGCAGCCGTCCTCGCAGCAAAGAGAGGGCTGTCGTGGTGGCCTGGGAGAGACGGCTGATGGTGGTGGGTGACGCACCTGAGAGCATCCA GTTTGTTTTGGATGAAGACTCCTACCTGGTGCCTGAACTGGATGGGGTCCGTATCTTCTCTCGTAGCACCCATGAGTTCCTGCATGAGGTTCCAG TGGCCAGCGAGGAGATCTTCAAAATTGCCTCCATGGCTCCTGGAGCACTGTTGTTGGAGGCCCAGAAAGAGTATGAG AAAGAGAGCCAGAAGGCAGATGAGTACCTCCGGGAGATCCAGGAGCTGGGGCAGCTGACCCAGGCTGTGCAGCAGTGCATCGAGGCTGCGGGACATGAGCACCGGCCAGACATGCAGAAGAGTTTGCTCAGG GCGGCCTCCTTTGGAAAGTGTTTCCTCGACAGATTTCCACCGGACAGCTTCGTGCGCATGTGTCAGGACCTGCGTGTGCTCAATGCCATCCGGGACTACCACATCGGGATCCCCCTCACTTACAGCCA ATATAAACAGCTCACCATCCAGGTGCTGCTGGATAG GCTGGTGTTACGGAGGCTTTACCCTCTGGCGATCCAGATCTGTGAGTACCTGCGCCTTCCTGAAGTGCAGGGTGTCAGCAGGATTCTGGCTCACTGGGCCTGCTACAAG GTGCAACAGAAGGATGTGTCCGATGAGGATGTTGCTCGGGCCATTAATCAGAAGCTTGGGGACACACCAGGCGTCTCTTACTCTGACATCGCTGCACGGGCCTATGGCTGTGGCCGCACAGAGCTGGCCATCAAG ctgCTGGAGTATGAGCCACGCTCAGGGGAGCAGGTACCCCTTCTCCTAAAGATGAAGAGAAGCAAACTGGCCCTGAGCAAGGCTATCGAGAGTGGGGACACTGATCTGG TGTTCACGGTGTTGCTGCACCTGAAGAATGAGCTAAACCGAGGAGATTTTTTCATGACTCTTCGGAACCAGCCCATGGCCCTGAGTTTGTACCGACAG TTCTGTAAGCACCAGGAGCTGGAGACACTGAAGGACCTTTACAATCAGGATGACAACCATCAGGAGCTGGGCAGTTTCCACATCCGAGCCAGCTATGCTGCTGAGGAG CGTATTGAGGGACGAGTGGCAGCTCTGCAGTCGGCGGCTGATGCCTTCTACAAGGCCAAGAATGAGTTCGCAGCCAAG GCCACGGAGGATCAAATGCGGCTCCTGCGGCTGCAGCGGCGCCTGGAAGACGAGCTGGGGGGCCACTTCGTGGACCTGTCTCTGCATGACACAGTCACCACCCTCGTCCTCGGCGGCCACAGCAAACGTGCGGAGCAGCTGGCACGTGACTTCCGCATTCCAGACAAGAG GCTCTGGTGGCTGAAGCTGACTGCGCTGGCAGATCTGGAAGACTGGGAGGAGCTAGAGAAGTTTTCTAAGAGCAAGAAATCGCCCATTGGCTACCTG CCCTTTGTCGAGATCTGCATGAAACAACACAACAAATATGAGGCCAAGAAGTATGCCTCCCGTGTGGGTCCCGAGCAGAAGGTCAAGGCCTTGCTTCTTGTTGG GGATGTGGCTCAGGCTGCAGATGTGGCCATTGAACACCGGAACGAAGCAGAGCTGACACTTGTATTGTCCCACTGCACTGGAGCCACGGACGCGGCCACGGCTGACAAGATTCAGCGGGCTAGGGCACAAGCCCAGAAGAAGTAA